Proteins co-encoded in one Populus trichocarpa isolate Nisqually-1 chromosome 10, P.trichocarpa_v4.1, whole genome shotgun sequence genomic window:
- the LOC7475970 gene encoding pentatricopeptide repeat-containing protein At1g05670, mitochondrial has protein sequence MRRCAVIFLGYSFPHFSCHACLGFSPIRLPFLVGRYLSQSLHASSNTRPFPNYSPKKPTILDAQLVHQISNAIKLRHSEPLRHILKPYESKFRSDHLIWVLMNIRHDYKLALDFFDWACLRRDPNLEARCIIVQIAVASKDLKLAHDLICDFWAIPNLDFGVSFPHFVDRLIYTYKEWGSDPHVFDIFFQVLIEVGMLDEARSFFDKLLNYGVVISTDSCNLYLTRLSDNFDRRRISIKVFNEFPQVGVCWNTASCNIIINSLCRLGRVKEAHCLLMQMKFRGDAPDVVSYSTVINGYCLGGELQKVLKLIQEMQMKGLKPNLYTYNSIILLLCKSGKVDDAERVLREMINQGIVPDTVVYTTLIDGFCKLGNIQAAYKLFDEMEKQRIVPDFIAYTAVICGLCRCGKMMEADKVFNKMFSRGVEPDEVTYTTLIDGYCKSGEMEKAFSLHNQMVQSGLTPNVVTYTALADGLCKLGQVDTANELLHEMCGKGLQLNICTYNSLVNGLCKSGNIRQAVKLMEEMEVAGMYPDTITFTTLMDAYCKTGEMVKAHELLREMLDRGLQPTVITFNVLMNGFCMSGMLEDGERLLAWMLEKGIMPNTTTYNSLMKQYCIRNNMRCTTEIYKGMCARGVMPDSNTYNILIKGHCKARNMKEAWFLHKEMAEKGFNLTASSYNSIIKGFFKKKKISEARELFEEMRREGMAADAEIYNLFVDISYGEGNMETALELCDEAIENCFLNRIKKEKQ, from the coding sequence ATGAGGAGGTGTGCCGTTATTTTCTTGGGATATTCTTTTCCTCACTTTTCTTGTCATGCCTGCTTGGGTTTCTCTCCGATTCGTTTACCGTTCCTTGTTGGAAGATATTTGAGCCAAAGTCTTCATGCTTCATCCAATACCAGACCTTTTCCCAATTATTCTCCAAAAAAGCCCACCATTTTAGACGCTCAACTTGTTCATCAAATCTCAAATGCAATAAAGTTGCGTCACTCTGAGCCCCTCCGGCACATTCTAAAACCGTATGAGTCCAAGTTTAGGTCTGACCACCTAATTTGGGTTCTCATGAACATCAGACATGATTATAAATTGGCTTTAGATTTCTTTGACTGGGCATGCCTGCGCAGAGACCCAAACCTTGAAGCCCGTTGCATAATTGTTCAGATTGCTGTGGCTTCAAAGGATCTAAAATTGGCTCATGATcttatttgtgatttttgggCAATACCCAATTTGGATTTTGGTGTTTCATTCCCTCATTTTGTTGACCGGTTAATATACACTTACAAGGAATGGGGTTCAGACCCCCATGTATTcgatattttctttcaagtccTGATTGAAGTTGGGATGCTTGATGAAGCAAGAAGTTTTTTTGACAAGTTATTGAATTATGGAGTGGTTATCTCTACAGATTCTTGTAACTTATATCTCACACGCCTATCAGACAATTTTGATAGGCGTCGGATTTCTATAAAGGTATTCAATGAATTTCCTCAGGTTGGTGTCTGTTGGAATACTGCATCATGCAACATCATTATTAATTCTCTTTGTCGGTTAGGAAGAGTTAAAGAAGCCCATTGTTTGCTCATGCAAATGAAGTTTAGAGGCGATGCTCCTGATGTTGTAAGTTATAGTACTGTAATCAATGGGTATTGCCTTGGTGGGGAGCTGCAAAAGGTGCTGAAGCTCATCCAAGAAATGCAAATGAAGGGATTGAAGCCAAACTTATATACCTACAACAGCATAATCCTTCTTCTGTGTAAGAGTGGTAAAGTTGATGATGCTGAAAGGGTCTTGAGGGAGATGATAAACCAAGGAATAGTTCCCGACACCGTGGTCTACACAACTCTAATTGATGGTTTCTGCAAGTTAGGGAATATCCAAGCTGCTTACAAGTTGTTTGATGAAATGGAGAAGCAGAGAATTGTTCCTGATTTTATAGCATATACTGCTGTTATTTGTGGGCTTTGTAGATGTGGAAAGATGATGGAAGCAGATAAGGTCTTTAACAAAATGTTTAGCAGAGGAGTGGAACCAGATGAAGTTACATATACAACACTTATTGATGGCTATTGTAAGTCAGGGGAGATGGAAAAGGCCTTTTCCCTTCACAACCAGATGGTCCAAAGTGGGCTGACTCCAAATGTTGTCACATACACCGCACTTGCTGATGGCCTTTGTAAGCTTGGGCAGGTAGATACAGCAAACGAGCTCCTTCATGAAATGTGCGGAAAGGGTCTTCAATTGAATATCTGCACTTATAACTCACTTGTTAATGGCCTTTGTAAATCAGGAAATATCAGGCAAGCAGTAAAGTTGATGGAAGAAATGGAGGTGGCCGGGATGTATCCTGATACCATTACTTTTACCACTTTAATGGATGCTTATTGTAAGACGGGGGAGATGGTTAAGGCTCATGAGCTTCTGCGGGAAATGCTGGATAGAGGACTTCAACCCACAGTTATTACATTCAATGTGCTCATGAATGGGTTTTGTATGTCAGGAATGCTGGAAGATGGTGAGAGGCTACTAGCATGGATGTTGGAGAAGGGTATAATGCCAAATACCACCACCTACAATTCTCTTATGAAGCAGTACTGCATTAGAAATAATATGCGTTGCACGACAGAGATTTATAAGGGAATGTGTGCACGGGGAGTAATGCCTGATAGCAACacctataatattttgataaaagggCATTGTAAAGCAAGGAATATGAAAGAAGCATGGTTTTTGCACAAAGAAATGGCTGAGAAGGGGTTTAATCTCACAGCTAGTTCTTACAACTCCATCATCAAGGGttttttcaagaagaaaaagatttcAGAGGCTAGAGAACTATTTGAAGAGATGAGAAGAGAAGGGATGGCTGCTGATGCAGAAATATACAACCTTTTTGTGGATATAAGCTACGGAGAAGGGAACATGGAAACTGCACTTGAGCTCTGTGATGAAGCAATagagaattgttttttgaacagaatcaagaaagaaaagcaataG
- the LOC18102359 gene encoding glutathione S-transferase U17, translating to MAKSDVKLIGAWPSPFVMRARIALNIKSLGYEFLEEKLGSKSQLLLESNPVHKKIPVLIHDGKPICESLVIVEYIDEVWSSGPTILPSDPYDRALARFWAAYLDEKWFPSMRSIATAKEEEARKALIEQAGEGVMMLEDAFSRCSKGKGFFGGDQIGYLDIAFGSFLGWLRTTEKMNGVKLIDETKTPSLLKWATSFSSHPAVKDVLPETEKLVEFAKVLAKFKAASSNS from the exons ATGGCTAAGAGTGATGTGAAGCTTATAGGGGCATGGCCGAGCCCTTTTGTGATGAGGGCAAGAATTGCCCTTAATATTAAATCTCTGGGGTATGAGTTTCTTGAGGAAAAACTGGGATCCAAAAGCCAGCTTCTTCTTGAATCAAACCCTGTCCATAAGAAAATTCCAGTTCTGATTCATGATGGCAAGCCCATTTGTGAATCTCTTGTGATAGTGGAGTACATTGATGAGGTTTGGTCTTCTGGACCTACCATCCTCCCCTCTGATCCTTATGATCGTGCCCTTGCTCGGTTTTGGGCTGCCTATCTCGATGAGAAG TGGTTTCCTTCGATGAGAAGCATTGCAACAGCTAAAGAAGAGGAGGCTCGAAAGGCGTTGATAGAGCAAGCAGGAGAAGGGGTGATGATGCTGGAGGATGCATTTAGCAGGTGTAGCAAAGGGAAGGGTTTCTTTGGAGGAGATCAGATCGGGTACCTTGACATTGCATTTGGTTCCTTTTTGGGGTGGTTGAGAACCACAGAGAAGATGAATGGAGTGAAGCTGATTGATGAAACTAAGACTCCTAGCTTGTTGAAATGGGCGACTAGTTTTTCTTCACATCCTGCTGTGAAGGATGTTCTTCCAGAGACAGAGAAGCTTGTTGAGTTTGCCAAGGTTCTTGCCAAATTCAAAGCAGCCAGCTCGAACTCCTAA